A single Streptomyces sp. 2114.4 DNA region contains:
- the meaB gene encoding methylmalonyl Co-A mutase-associated GTPase MeaB — translation MPATIDVERYAEGVRAGSRAWIARAVTLVESSRPDHRAAAQRLLVELLPYSGAARRVGISGVPGVGKSTFIDALGSLLTGTGHRVAVLAVDPSSSRTGGSILGDKTRMERLATDPAAFVRPSPTSGTLGGVARATRESIVVMEAAGYDVVLVETVGVGQSETTVAGMVDTFLLLTLARTGDQLQGIKKGVLELADLVSVNKADGPHERDARSAARELSGALRLLQPADAAWTPPVLTCSAREGTGLKGVWERVEQHRTLLESTGALAERRRAQQVDWTWSMVRDRLIDRLQEHPEVRRLGPGVEQAVRDGEITATLAAERLLEAFGLGDGATAGA, via the coding sequence ATGCCTGCGACGATCGATGTCGAACGGTACGCCGAGGGGGTCCGCGCGGGTTCCCGCGCCTGGATCGCCCGCGCCGTCACCCTGGTGGAGTCCAGCCGGCCCGACCACCGGGCGGCGGCCCAGCGGCTGCTGGTCGAGCTGCTGCCGTACTCCGGCGCGGCCCGCAGAGTGGGCATCAGCGGGGTGCCGGGCGTCGGCAAATCGACCTTCATCGACGCGCTCGGCTCGCTGCTGACCGGCACCGGGCACCGGGTGGCGGTGCTCGCCGTCGACCCGTCCTCCAGCCGTACCGGCGGCTCCATCCTGGGCGACAAGACCCGGATGGAGCGGCTGGCGACGGACCCGGCGGCGTTCGTCCGTCCCTCCCCCACCTCCGGCACGCTGGGCGGGGTGGCGCGGGCCACCCGGGAGTCCATCGTGGTGATGGAGGCCGCGGGCTACGACGTGGTCCTGGTGGAGACGGTCGGCGTCGGCCAGTCCGAGACCACCGTGGCGGGCATGGTCGACACCTTTCTGCTGCTGACCCTGGCGCGCACCGGTGATCAGCTCCAGGGCATCAAGAAGGGAGTGCTGGAGCTGGCGGACCTGGTCTCCGTCAACAAGGCCGACGGCCCGCACGAACGGGACGCTCGCTCGGCGGCCCGCGAACTGTCCGGCGCACTGCGGCTGTTGCAGCCCGCCGACGCGGCCTGGACCCCGCCCGTCCTGACCTGCAGCGCCCGCGAGGGCACCGGTCTGAAGGGAGTCTGGGAGCGGGTCGAGCAGCACCGCACCCTCCTGGAGTCCACCGGGGCGCTGGCCGAGCGGCGCCGCGCGCAGCAGGTCGACTGGACCTGGTCGATGGTCCGCGACCGGCTGATCGACCGCCTCCAGGAGCACCCGGAGGTGCGCCGGCTGGGCCCCGGAGTGGAACAGGCGGTGCGCGACGGCGAGATCACCGCGACGCTGGCGGCGGAACGGCTGCTGGAGGCGTTCGGGCTGGGAGACGGGGCGACGGCGGGGGCATAG
- the scpA gene encoding methylmalonyl-CoA mutase has translation MNDTTQQTGAIPDFSTVELGKPAAAGAAGGTGEWAEAVAQSTGKGVADLTWETPEGIDVKPLYTDADLDGLDFLGTYPGITPYLRGPYPTMYVNQPWTIRQYAGFSTAEESNAFYRRNLAAGQKGLSVAFDLPTHRGYDSDHPRVTGDVGMAGVAIDSIYDMRQLFEGIPLDKMTVSMTMNGAVLPVLALYIVAAEEQGVPPEKLAGTIQNDILKEFMVRNTYIYPPQPSMRIISDIFAYTSQKMPRYNSISISGYHIQEAGATADLELAYTLADGVEYLRAGMAAGMDVDSFAPRLSFFWAIGMNFFMEIAKLRAARLLWARLVQRFEPKNPKSLSLRTHSQTSGWSLTAQDVFNNVTRTCVEAMAATQGHTQSLHTNALDEALALPTDFSARIARNTQLFLQQESGTCRVIDPWGGSAYVERLTHDLARRAWQHIEEVEAAGGMAKAIDAGIPKLRVEEAAARTQARIDSGRQALIGVNKYRVETDEEIDVLKVDNSSVRAQQIEKLKRLRAERDEDACRAALRALTAAAESGPGEGLEGNLLALAVDAARAMATVGEISDALESVYGRHSGQIRTISGVYRDEAGPSSGVERTRDLVAEFERAEGRRPRILVAKMGQDGHDRGQKVIATAFADLGFDVDVGPLFQTPAEVARQAVEADVHIVGVSSLAAGHLTLVPALKEALAAEDREDITIVVGGVIPPQDVQPLRDMGAAAVFLPGTVIPEAAHDLVRDLASVLGHEL, from the coding sequence ATGAACGACACGACACAGCAGACGGGCGCCATCCCGGACTTCAGCACGGTCGAGCTGGGGAAGCCGGCCGCGGCGGGCGCCGCCGGCGGCACCGGGGAGTGGGCCGAGGCCGTGGCGCAGTCCACCGGCAAGGGCGTGGCGGATCTGACGTGGGAGACGCCGGAGGGCATCGACGTCAAGCCGCTGTACACCGACGCGGACCTCGACGGCCTGGACTTCCTGGGCACGTACCCGGGGATCACGCCGTATCTGCGCGGCCCGTACCCGACGATGTACGTCAACCAGCCCTGGACGATCCGGCAGTACGCCGGCTTCTCCACCGCCGAGGAGTCCAACGCCTTCTACCGCCGCAACCTCGCGGCCGGCCAGAAGGGGCTGTCGGTCGCCTTCGACCTGCCCACCCACCGCGGCTACGACAGCGACCACCCGCGGGTGACCGGCGATGTCGGCATGGCGGGCGTCGCCATCGACTCGATCTACGACATGCGGCAGCTCTTCGAGGGCATCCCGCTGGACAAGATGACCGTGTCGATGACGATGAACGGCGCGGTGCTGCCCGTTCTCGCCCTCTACATCGTGGCCGCCGAGGAGCAGGGCGTACCGCCCGAGAAGCTGGCCGGGACCATCCAGAACGACATCCTCAAGGAGTTCATGGTCCGCAACACCTACATCTATCCGCCGCAGCCCTCGATGCGGATCATCTCCGACATCTTCGCGTACACCTCGCAGAAGATGCCGCGCTACAACTCCATCTCCATCTCCGGCTACCACATCCAGGAAGCGGGCGCGACGGCCGACCTGGAGCTGGCGTACACCCTCGCCGACGGGGTGGAGTACTTGCGCGCGGGCATGGCGGCGGGCATGGACGTGGACTCCTTCGCGCCGCGGCTGTCGTTCTTCTGGGCGATCGGCATGAACTTCTTCATGGAGATCGCCAAGCTGCGGGCGGCCCGGCTGCTGTGGGCGCGTCTGGTCCAGCGTTTCGAGCCGAAGAACCCCAAGTCCCTCTCCCTGCGCACCCATTCGCAGACCTCGGGCTGGTCGCTGACCGCGCAGGACGTGTTCAACAACGTCACCCGCACCTGTGTCGAGGCGATGGCGGCGACGCAGGGCCACACCCAGTCGCTGCACACCAACGCCCTGGACGAGGCGCTGGCGCTGCCCACCGACTTCTCCGCCCGGATCGCCCGCAACACCCAGCTGTTCCTGCAGCAGGAGTCGGGCACCTGCCGGGTCATCGACCCATGGGGCGGCAGCGCGTACGTCGAAAGGCTCACCCACGACCTGGCGCGGCGGGCGTGGCAGCACATCGAGGAGGTCGAGGCGGCCGGCGGGATGGCGAAGGCCATCGACGCGGGCATCCCCAAGCTGCGTGTCGAGGAGGCCGCGGCCCGTACCCAGGCCCGGATCGACTCGGGGCGGCAGGCGCTGATCGGCGTCAACAAGTACCGGGTGGAGACCGACGAGGAGATCGACGTCCTCAAGGTCGACAACTCCTCGGTGCGCGCCCAGCAGATCGAGAAGCTGAAGCGGCTGCGCGCCGAGCGCGACGAGGACGCCTGCCGGGCGGCGCTGCGCGCGCTGACCGCGGCGGCCGAATCCGGCCCCGGCGAGGGGCTGGAGGGCAATCTGCTGGCGCTGGCGGTGGACGCCGCGCGTGCGATGGCGACCGTCGGCGAGATCTCGGACGCCCTGGAGTCGGTCTACGGGCGGCACTCCGGCCAGATCCGTACGATCTCCGGTGTGTACCGAGACGAAGCGGGCCCCTCCTCCGGTGTCGAGCGCACCCGGGACCTGGTGGCCGAGTTCGAGCGCGCCGAGGGGCGCAGGCCGCGCATCCTGGTGGCCAAGATGGGCCAGGACGGCCATGACCGCGGCCAGAAGGTGATCGCCACGGCCTTCGCCGACCTGGGCTTCGACGTCGATGTCGGCCCGCTGTTCCAGACCCCGGCCGAGGTCGCCCGCCAGGCGGTGGAGGCGGACGTCCACATCGTCGGGGTGTCGTCGCTGGCGGCCGGGCACCTGACCCTGGTGCCCGCGCTGAAGGAGGCACTGGCCGCCGAGGACCGCGAGGACATCACGATCGTGGTGGGCGGGGTGATCCCGCCGCAGGACGTGCAGCCGCTGCGCGACATGGGCGCCGCCGCGGTCTTCCTGCCCGGCACGGTCATCCCGGAGGCCGCGCACGACCTGGTGCGGGACCTGGCGTCGGTCCTCGGCCACGAGCTCTGA